A stretch of DNA from Microcoleus sp. FACHB-831:
CGCTGATGCAGCCGCCTACGCAGCTCCACAAGAGCTGGCTGTAATGCTTGAATTGTCGGCCGAATGCGAGATAAGTCAACAGGAAGGGGGTTTAAAGAAGTGGCAAACATTTATTTAGCGACTATATATTAGCGATTAGCTTTTAGCTAAACTGATTGGTGCATTTCCATGCATTAGTGTAGATTTTGGTTAATAACAAGTAACCAAAATCTACAGTTAAAGCGGCATCAATTGTTCTATATCTAAATCTGATGCAACTTTAGCTAGTTTATCTAAATCGGTTGGGTCAGCTAGATGCGGCATAACACCTAATACTGATGTATTTGTTAAAGATTGGATTAAATCGGCTGGAGCCAAATCGCCAATTTCTTGATCGCAACGAGACTGAACGCAATTAAGTACAATTCCTTTAAGGCGGACGCCCGACTGCCGAGCTAGGGCAACATTAGCCACTGCTTGGGCGATCGCTCCCAATCTAACTGGCACCACCAATACAGTTGGGAATCGCCAATCCCTAGCCAAATCCGCGACCGTCATTTCATAAGTCACAGGCGAACCTAATCCCCCGGCTGCTTCCACCAAAACCCAATCCCTCGATGCCCGCAACTTGTTAAATGCCTGCCATACTCGTCCCAAGTCAACACTAACTCCTTCTCGTTCAGCAGCTATGGGAGGAGCTAGGGGAGCCTCAAAATATAGTGGGTTAAGTTCATCAGGAGATTGATTAAGTGAAAACAGCCTAGCATATAACTCGCGATCGCCTGCTCCCGCCTGAATCGGTTTCATAATCCCCAAGCTGCGGGATGGACTATAGATCTGCCAATATGCAGCCAAAGCAGTTGTCAAAACTGTTTTTCCAGCATCCGTATCAGTTCCCGCAATTAGTAGCGCGTTCATTTAATAGGGGCTAAGGGTTAAAACTCAGCCATAAGTATGGACTATTTATTATGAAACATTAAAGCAACTTTTGCTTTTCGTATCTCGCCCTTAACCGCTACTGCCTGGGAACAATCTTCTTCTTAGTTGCGAACGCTCACATCTAGAGTAAAGTTCGTCTCCTCAGTCGCAATAACATCAATTTGATATAGGCCAGCAGTGGGCAGCGGCTTATTCCAAGACACAACTCCCGAAGCATCTTCCACCAGCTGTCCATTAGGATAACGAATATTTAAAGTTACCGCGCTCTGTAGAACTTCAACTGCAAGTACCTGATCCTCCTCACTGAGGTTAACCAAATAACGCTTAATCTTCTGCGGACTTGTTATACCCGAAACTTGCACTGGCTCACCACTAGGCGGCAATTCGAGCTGTGCGATGTCAAATTCTGGGACGGCGGGACTTATACTCGGCGTTGGGGTAGGAGTTTCAGTTGGCAACGGTGTAGAAGTGTCAGTTGGCGGAGTCGTAGGAGTTTCAATTGGGGCTGGCGTCGGAGTGACAAATTTTTCCAAACTAATAGCCAACTTGTAGTTGCTTTCAGGCAGTCCCCTAATGGGCCTCAACTCAATGGTGTACTCGCCAGTAAAGGGAAGCGTGCCTTTCCAGTCCAAGACGCGGTTCGCCTTGTCACCCACTGGGTTTTTATCTGGCCCCAATACAGTCATCAAAACGCCTTGACCGTTTAGGGTGGCTGTAAGCTGTTGATTCTGTTCTCCGGTAATAATGTAATTAACCGTTGCGTTTTCTTTAAGATTACCCTGTTTAGAAATAGTTGTTCCCAATCGTAAGTCTAGGCGCTGACTGTAAGTTTCAGGGGAGGCGCTAGGTGTTAGTGTCGGTAAAGGCGTTGGTGTTGGTGTCGGTAAAGGCGTTGGTGTTTCTGAGGGGAGGGGTGTGGGAGTTGGTGTCGCAACAAAAATTGGTGTTGGAGATATTTGAGCTTCCTGGCTGGTAATAAACGCTCTAACTGCCGCCCAGGAGCCAAACCCAGCTACTACAGCGACGCACGTACCCAGAGCGACGATAAACGCAGGGTTTTCCCCGATAGAGCGGTTAGTCGGTTGAGGAATTACTGGATCTGGTCTATTGGTATCAGCGAGATTTGGCTTGAGTGGCGTCTGTTTGCCTACCACAGCAATAGTTTGGACCTGTGATGAGGGCGAGGAATTGGAGAGCGGGGAAGGGGGGTTAGGAATCGGATAGGGAGAATTCATTGCCCCCAGCGCCTTTTGCCCGCTCTCTTGCTCCCTATTGAGAGCTTGCAGTATTTCTCCAGCTGATTGGAAGCGATCGCTAGGTTTATAACTCAACATCCGATTTAAAACACCAGCAAACCCATCGCTAACATTAACCCAACCCTGCCATTGCCAACTAAGCTGGATGTCGTCAAATAATTCTTGAGGCTCTTTGCCAGTAAGCAGCACTATAACTGTCACCGCTAAAGCATAGAGGTCGCTGCTAGGATAGGCTCGTCCGCTTTGGAGTTGTTCGCTGGGGGCATACCCCAGTTTGCCCGCTGTTGTCACTGGTTTCATTGGATCTGGCAATTGAATGCGGCTAGCCAGTTCCTTGACAACACCAAAATCGATTAAAACGGGGAGGCGATCGCGATCGCGCAAAATGATGTTGTCTGGTGCAATATCTCGGTGAACTATCCCCTTGCTGTGGACATACGCTAACACAGGCAACAACTGCCGCAAAAATTCCAACACTTCTGCTTGCGAAAAAACATTTCCCTGACTTTGACGCTCATCGAGCAGAGTACGATATGTCTTGCCTTGCACGTACTCTTGCACCAAGAACAGGCGCAGATATTGCTCAAAGGTAGCTCGGAACTGAGGAATCTGCGGATGCTGAATTTGGTAAAGAATTGCCGCCTCTCGTTGGAACAGTTCCCTCGCCTTATCCAGCGCCAAACCCTGTGTAGTCTGCAAAATCAATTCCTTTAAAGCACAATATTCCTTAAAACGCCCCTGGTCTTCTGCCAAATACATCCGCCCAAACCCTCCCTGTCCGAGGACGCTCAGCAAGCGGTAGCGGTTTTGCAATATGGTTCCGATTGGCAGGAGGGGTTGCATAAACAAAGGCGTTTGATCTAATCAAGGTGAGTAGAGTCTAGGAGACACTATTAGCTAGTTTTTCCTATATCTACAGTTCCAAGTCTGCTACTTTCGGTCTTTTTGTTCCTCCCCAACCTCTTAGGTAAATTAACTTACGCCGTATTTTTTCATTAATAAGGTTTGTAGACTTCTAATTTAAAGGTGAGTTGCCAATTGTTAAAAAACCTATATTTTTCTAACCTTCAAGCTGTTCTAGGTATGACTTATCCGCCAAATGGCTTAAGGTCGGGATTAAAAAATGGATCGGCCATCCGCCAAATGGCTGAAGCTAGGTAAAAACAAGTTGAATATTCTATCTTAAAAATTAAATTTCTTGTATTAACTTAAAAGCTTATCCTAGCCTTCATACAAACTTTATAAATCAAGTATATGTGGCGTATATGAGCAGGAATGATAAGATTGCAATCGAGTAGCTCTAGAGGGTCTGGTGTGATCCATTCTGCAACTTTAACGCTTCAGCATACGCTGTCTCCGATTGCCGACAATAACCGTCTGCGGCTGTTTTCGGGTTCTGCCAACGTGCCGCTATCTCAGGAAGTAGCTCGATATCTTGGTATGGACTTGGGGCCAATGGTCCGCAAACGGTTTGCCGATGGTGAGCTGTACATTCAAATCCAGGAATCCATTCGGGGTTGTGATGTATATCTAATTCAGCCAACGTGCCATCCAGTGAACGATAACTTGATGGAGTTGCTGATTATGATTGATGCCTGTCGTCGTGCTTCGGCACGCCAGATTACGGCAGTGATACCTTATTATGGCTATGCCAGGGCAGACCGCAAGACAGCTGGGCGGGAGTCAATTACTGCCAAGTTGGTTGCGAACCTGATCGTGAAGGCTGGAGCCAGTCGCATTTTAGCAATGGATTTACACTCAGCCCAAATCCAGGGCTATTTTGATATTCCATTCGATCATGTTTACGGCTCACCTGTGATCTTGGATTATCTGGCTAGCAAGCAACTATCCGACATTGTTGTAGTTTCACCAGATGTGGGAGGTGTGGCTAGAGCTAGAGCATTTGCCAAAAAACTGGATGATGCACCCCTAGCAATTATTGATAAACGTCGCCAAGCCCATAATGTCGCGGAAGTGATGAATGTGATTGGCGATGTCAAAGGCAAAACGGCGGTGCTGGTAGACGACATGATCGATACCGCAGGCACCATATCAGAAGCAGCCAAAATATTACGCAAAGAGGGAGCGCGTCAGGTTTACGCCTGTGCTACTCATGCGGTTTTCTCGCCACCAGCAATTGAACGCTTGTCCAGCGGCGTGTTAGAGGAGGTGATTGTAACCAATACAATCCCAGTAGCGGAACAAGATCGCTTTAAACAACTGACGATGCTTTCTGTTGCAAATGTGCTGGGGGAAACGATTTGGCGGGTTCACGAAGATAGTTCTGTAAGTAGTATGTTCCGTTAAAGGGGACAGTTTGAGTTATGAGTTTTGAGTTAAAAATTTATACTCATAAGTCTAGGAACGGAGAAAATCTGGCTCTCTATAAAACTCATAACTCCTGCACCCGCGAACCTCTGCCCGCTTTTTTGTGAGTTGCGAAGCGCCTGCCGCTTCGCAATTTTACAGTTTTATCCTTAAAACGACGAGCTTCTGGCAAAATGGTTGTAATTGCCCGCACGGCCTAGTTACTAGCGGCGCCTTATTGCCAGAATAACCCCATGACCCAAGTTACATCGGCAGAAATTGCACAGTTTCGCTCTCAATTAGCAGATTATCCCGATGCCTTAATATCTTTAGATGTGATTGAGGACTGCGAAGGAGATTTAGAAGATGCGGCGATGGTGCTGGCAATTAGAGTAGGACAGCAACCAGATATAGCCAATTCAGTATGGTTGGATAGTCTAGCCAAAAAATGCCGTGCTGTTATCTGCCAGGAAGAATTTAGAAACGATTTGGTAAATGGAAACTTTTCAGGGATGATGGGACACTTGGCAGCAACAAAACTTTGCCCTGCGCTGTTGGTAACACCCGTTCTAATGTATGTGTTTCAGCAGGGCGTAAATAAGTTTTGCGAACCTATGGACCGTGTATCTTAGCCTCTACAACTCTTCTCGGTTCCTCTGCTGCCATAGCTTAAGGCTCCACCACATTCCCACAGCAGCAAAAGTGCTGAGGATTGGAGATAGCAGTAAGAAAGGTAGATGTGGGGAAGGGTTAGAAAAAGGCGATCGCCATGTTGCTATTATTTGGCTAAAGCTAGAGGCTACAATTAGACCTGCGGCAAGACCAGCACCAACAGCTTCAATGGTATGAACCAGGTTGCGTTCCAGTTCTTTTTGGTAGCTGTGCAACTGGTGGGTAAGTTCTTGTTGCTCATCAATGTTCTTACTTGGCACCCCTTCTAATAATGGGCGATCGCTCTGTTGTGTGTCAGAAAATTCGCTTGCTTTTTCATCCTGTTGACGCTGGCGATCGCGATGCAGATCGCACTCAGCGCGTTCAATTTCTACAATGCCTCGGATAGAGGCGATCATCTGCTCAAATAAGTTGCGGCCAGGAACAAGGTAAGATAAATCTACTTGAATTTGGGTCTGAAACTGATTGCAGGTGCGGTCGTGGAAATTTTGCAAGAAGCGCACGTCATCCCCTGCCTGACTTAGCTCCTGAATTTCCCCAAGTCTTGCTTCATAGTTCTTGGCGTTATTCGCGATCGCAGTACCGTCATCTTCCAAGTCCCGCAAATCGCAAGCATATTGAAATGCCCTCGCAGGCATTTGACTCAGCAATTCTTTGCCAACTCCATATAACTGTGACGTTTCCCCCAGTAACGTCTGGAAGTTATGCACCTGCTGCTCTAGTTCATAGTAACGCTGACGAGCTTCGCGATTCCTTTGGCGAGATTCGTGATAAGCGTAAAGAATTTTATGGCGGCAGCATAACAAATTCAACAACGGGAAGTAAGCTTTCTGAGCCATCACCAATGTTTTAGGCTGACCGTGATTTAGCCACACTAGGATGTGACACTGCTCATTTGGACTCTGAACTTCACTTTTAGAGAGAACATCATACTCAAAAATAGGGCTAGCAAAGAGCCTGCCTTGGGCAATACATTCTATCCCAGCCCCGGTTGAATCTGGTAACAGCGCTTCCACGCAGGCATCTGCCACATTGCGATCGCCTGATGCATCGTCCCCCAGTTCCGCAAATAACAATAGCGTCTGACCCAAAGAAGCCCCAATGTGCTGTGGTAGCAGACACCCATGAGGATTGAAGCGGCTTAAATCGGCAATTGGGACGGTAGTAGTTTTGTATTGCAGCGTCAGTTCGGCTGCGTAAGTATCATGTAGCTTGAAAGGATAAATTAAACCACTAAGGTTGGAGCCATTTTCTAAAGGAACAGGCTCAAAAAGCAGACAACCAGTTGGCTGGATTAGCTCAATGCGATCGCCCCTTTGCCTTTTCTCACCATCGGGATTATATTCACCGTTCTGATAACAACTGAGTTTGTCTCGCAGAGATTGCAATTCTGGAAACGGGAGGTACTTTTCGCCGACAGCGGCCAATTTTTCCCACAGATACGCAGCATTTTCTACAACCTGCTGGGGGCCTTCAGCAAGACTGTGACGCCTATGAAAGGCATAGAGGGTAATTCTGGGGTTCTTAACCCGTCGTGCCAGAATGGTGTTATTCATGGACGGAGCTGTGAATGTTGCTCGGAATGGGGGTGTAACTATGCCAGCCCGCATAGATTAGCACTTCCCCGTATGTATTATCATCCTTTTGACTGTTGTGGGATGTTGTGCGTAACCAAAGCGTTAGCCGTTAGCACGCGATAACATAGCAGTATCGCTCCTATGTTATCGCGTGCTTATTTGCTAGGGTTAGGGTTGATCTAATTTCTTTTTACTAGATATGCTGGGCTTAGCGTCAGCGTCAGCGTAGCGAAGTGCGCTAGCACGTTAGCGAAGTGCGTTAGCGCGTTCGCTGCTCTTTACAGAGCATTGCCTGTTCCCGATCGAGAGCGGAAAAGCTTCTGGCAAAATTGTAATTAGTTATCTAAGTATTTCCCACCAGCGCCTTTGAATTGCCACATTATGCAAATAGTGGCTGAATACCATTCATCTGCTTGCGATATCAATACCAACAAGGAAAGCATCAATCATACTTGTTTGCCATTCAAAATTTTGCTTTCCTGTAATGTGAGGAAATTTTCACCACACATTATTCAGAGGCGATAGTCCTGCTATTGTTATTCATTTGCTACCCCAGCACATCCGCAACCGCAATCTCTACATCAGGAAACGCTTGGATAAATAATGTTTGACCGCGATAAAACTTCTGCCTTTCTTGATAACCTTCTGTTGAAGGTTGTCTGTATACTTCCAGACATTGCCCATTGATATCCACCAGCCAAACTTCAATAATGCCTTGTTCAGCGTAGAGGGGAATTTTTACATCTCTATCCGTCTCTACTGTTGTATCGGCAACTTCAATTATTAATAAAATATCATGTGCTTGCGGATGAGCAGACTCGTAGAAATCTGCACGGGGTTGCAGCAACGCCACATCTGGCTGAGGTTGAGAAGCATCATCCAATTCAATGGGATTTTGAGTATCGACTAAAGCGCGTCTGCCTAATTTTTCAGATAGTAATGTATCTAAGCGCCTCACATGGGCTGCGTGTCTTCTGCCAATTGGGGACATTTGAACAATTTCTCCTCGGATTAATTCCACCCTGTCATCTTCTGTGAGAATACCTGCCTCTACCATGCGATTGTATTCTTTTACAGTAAATAACCGTCTGAGCAGTCCAGTTGTCATCATCAACTCCTATTGTTATCTGAGTTTCTATTTTAGTTATCCTTAATTTTCATCCCGTTGTGCTATTAGGCTGGAAGTTACTTAGCTAATCCCAAAAAAACATGAATTGCAGCCTCAGTGCTGCTTGCTACCAAAAAGCCTGTCTTCCACAAGGGGGATGTTAAGCAATAACCTTTGTTCGACCATCTAAGTGACTCACAGGAGAATACGGCGATGCAATTGGCAGGTAAAGTTGCACTGATCACTGGTGCGGGTTCGGGTATTGGGAAGGCTGCTGCTATACTGCTGGCTAAAGAAGGGGCGAAAGTAGCAGCATTAGGTCGGAGCGAGGACGAAATCAAAGAAACCATTGCTACGATACAAGACAGTGGTGGAGAAGCCATAGCCGCGATCGCTGATATCTCCCAAACCGAACCAATGCAACAAGCCGTAAACCAAATAATTGATAAATGGGGACGGCTTGATATAGTTTTCGCTAACGCCGGAATTAATGGTGTTTGGGCATCCCTGGAAGATCTAGATCCTGACGAGTGGGACAAAACCATGAACGTCAATCTTAAAGGTACGTTCCTCACCGTCAAATATGCGGTACCCCATCTTAAAAAACAAGGTGGTTCCGTAATTATCACTTCTTCCGTCAACGGCACACGGATGTTCAGCAACACTGGCGCAACAGCCTATGCTTGCAGCAAAGCCGCTCAGGTAGCGTTTACCAAAATGGTGGCGCTGGAACTTGCCGAACACCGCATCCGCGTCAACGTAATTTGTCCGGGGGCAATTGACACAAATATTGACCAAAACACCGAACACCGGGATTTAGATAAGGTTCGCGAACCTGTCGAGTATCCTGAAGGAGAAATTCCTTTAACAGATGGCAAATCTGGAACATCAGAGCAAGTGGCGCAGTTGGTGTTATTTTTAGCATCAGAAAACTCCAGCCACATCAGCGGGACGGAGATTTGGATTGATGGTGCCCAATCGTTGCTGGTGGGTTAATCGATTTTGGATTGAGGGGGGCGATGCTCTGTAAAGAGCCGCTAACGCGCTAACGCACTTCGCTAACGTGCTAGCCCACTTCGCTACGCTGACGCTGACGCTAAACCGGGGCAAATTTCCATAAAGCATCGGCATCTAGGCAAATTAGCATTGCCAACTACTAGACATCAGCATTAGCTATGCTATACTAGGGAATCCATGCGGATGTGGCGGAATTGGCAGACGCGCTAGATTTAGGTTCTAGTTTCGCAAGAAGTGAAGGTTCAAGTCCTTTCATCCGCATAAGACAAAGCTAAATGCCTTGATATATATCTAACTCGAAGCATAAGGTTTTCATCACGGAAAACTTATGCTTCTAATTTTTTATAACCCTGTAGATTGCCAAGAAATTACTTCCTAGTGACTTACACCACGCTTTCCAGCGCCCGTTTGAACTCAAGAGCCGTTTTAAAGTAAATTTCTGGCTTATCCACCAGTGCCAAATCAATAACTTCCGCCAATCGTTGCGGAATTGAGGCATCGCGTTGACGAATGGGTACGGCATCGGTTTGCAATACCACCAGCAACGGGTCTTTGTCCATGAAGTCGCGCGGCCAAGTACCCGTTAACATGGTGTAGAGTGTCGCGGCTGTAGCCCAAACATCTACCTCTGGCTTGGCGTATTTGAAATCAATCACCTGCTGTCGCGGCATAAAGGGCAACGTGCCTGCTACTTCGCTGCCACTCATTGTGTGACCGCTTAAACCCGCTTGGTCAAAGGCTTTGGCTAACCCGTAGTCGCCGACTTTGGCAATGTAGGAGTTACCAACTTTGGTGAGGAAGATGTTGTTTGGTTTGATGTCGCGGTGTACCAAACCCCTCCCTTTGCCAATCGTGCCGTCAGCGCGTCTAACAGAGGGAATTTCGGCGTTGTGGGCGTATTCCAAACCATCTAAGGTTTGCAGGATAATTGGAAGGGCTTCTTTAATCGACAAGCGCCCGCCCCGTTGTTCCATTAAATCCCCTATGCTGCCGCCGTTGCAATACTCTAGGGTAAAGAAGAACGTGCCATCCGAGTAACCATAATCCAGCAGTTTGACGACATGGGGATGGTTCAAGGCTTTGGTGTTGTCCATCTCCCGCAGGAATTTATCAATAGCGCGTTGATTGGCGGCGATTTTGGGTAGCATTACTTTCAGCGCTACCGACTGGCCATTTTGCTGATTGAGGGCGAGGTAAACTTCACCAAAGCCTCCCTCACCTACCTTTCTCACGAGTTTGTAACCCTGAATTGCCGTTAGCTTTTGGTCACCGCCTGCGGCTTTTTGAAGTAGACCTTTGATAATTTCCCAAAAGTTGGGCTTTTCCGGTGCAATGTTAGGCTTGTGCAGCTTGGCTTTGAAAACGTCTATAGTCTGCGATTCTTCCGGTTCAACGTGGATGCTGACTCGGAAGATGGTGTTACCTAACTCGATGACATCGCCTTCGTGTAAGTCGTACTCTGGGAATTTCGACTCTGCGCCTTGTGAGGGAGTTTGGTGGGGTTGGCGCTGTCCGATTTTCTTGCTGTTGACGTAGGTGCCGTTTTTACTGCCGAAATCGCGCACGCGGATATCTGGGGGGTTGATGTCGAGGAGGCAGTGATAGCGGGAGATGGTACGATGGGCTTCGTCATCCGGTAGTTGGGGATTGCATTCATTGGCGCGACCGATGAGGCAGGTGGTGCGGGAGTCGAAGGTAAATTCTTGACCGTTGAGATTACCTTGGGTGATGGTGAGGGTGACTTGGGTTGGCATCGGTGGATGGTTTAAATTTTGGGTATTGCCTTTGGCATTGCCAATAGGTTTAAGCTGCCTGTCTGAGTATTGAAGAGCCAACTCTTCCCTGTCATCAACATAATGGTAAGGATCGTGCCTCGACAACCCCGCGAACTCAAACCCGAATACTGCTATCACATCACTACTCGCTGCAATAGTCGTGAATTTCGCCTCACACGCTTAGAATGCCGCCAGATGTTAATCTACGCTATCAAGAAAGCCAGGGATAAGTATGGGTTCAAGCTATATGCTTTGTGTATTATGAGCAACCATGTTCATTAGACCTCTTGCAAAAATCCATGAATCACCCCTCCCCAGCCCTCCCCGCGAGTTCGGGGAGGGGCAAGACTTCAAGTTTTTCCCCCCTTAGTAAGGGGGGATTAAGGGGGGTAATTTCGACTTTTGCAAGAGGCCTATTATTTGCTTGAACCTCAACAACCAGAGGATTTACCCAAAATTATGCACTGGCTGAACTGGTATACTGCCATGTGCTTTAACCGGATGTTGAATCGCACGGGGCATTTTTGGGAAAAGCGATACCACAGCACGGGTTTTGCTAATACAGATAGGCGTAGAGCATTAAATACCTTGCGATACATTCATGCTAATCCCAAGGCGGCTGGGATGCAGTACGGCTTTTTTTATGATTTCAGCAACTACGGGATACACGACAGACTGAGTGATGATGGTTTAACTCAGTGGCATCCTGCCTTTTTGAAACTTGGTAAGGATTTGGATGAATGCGCGGCTAAGTATCGCAAGTTTTGTAAAAAGTATCGACCCCAGACTAAGCCAGAGGTAAAAAACCATTGGGGTAGTCGCCTGTTGGCAGGAATGAGGCTGAAGGGGAAACCCAGCAAAAAGTCACCGGGTCAAATTTGTCTTCCTTGGGCAGAGTGGGAGCCATTAGATCCGGAGGTCTTCAGGGTGGCAGAAAAGTTCGTCTTAGCTAATTGTTACAACCCAGCAGGAGCGGCGACCATGCTCTCTGACTCGTCGCAGTACCAGGTATCGGAAAGCTAGACAGCTCAAGGCTTCGTGGAAACGATGACCTTAGCAATTTTTCACAAATTGCTCAAGCCTTTATATGTTACACTTTACAAGTCTCTACGCGAGAGAAGAAAGTCAAGTGACTTATTAGCCCTAACAAAAAATTTCATCAAGGAAAACCTCCGCTGCTTCCGCAAGTATTCCCATCCCACAACTTCCCAAAAACTTGGAAGATGTCCAAAAGGGGCATCATATAGGGTTAACCGATAGTATTGGCAGCTTATCCAGTTGCCTTCCACTCTCCAGCCGACGCGATCGCCAAACTTTTCATAGGCGCAATCCGCGTTATGGTTCCCCCCAACGCTTTCCCAGATGCGCTTCTGCACAGAAAAGCCGAAGCGCCCATTGCTGTATTTTACCCAGAGTTGGTCGATAGTGCGTAGGTCTTTGCAAGGAAAACTGTTGATGGAATCCACATCGAGCCAGCCTTCGCTTTCCCTTCTAGCTGCCTTGAGCATCACCCGGTAAGTTTCCTCATCAGCCTCTTTCCACTTTCCCGCCTTGAGTAAATCCCGCAGATTGCGGTAATCTATCCCCCTCTCGGAACTCAAATCGTCAGCTTCAGCTTCGGTAAACAGCGCCAACCACTCTTGCACCGACTGCGGACGGTCTTTTGGTTCCAGTGCCATGCCCTTAATAATGGCATCATTCACCCTGTCACTAATTTTGGGATTGTGTTGCTTAGGCGGTACTAAAGGAATGCTGAACTCTTTCCTTATGTCCGCAGCAGGCGGCAATTGGTAAGTTAGCAAATTGTAAAGTGTCGCCGCTAACGCATAAACATCAGTATAAGCACCCCGTTCAGCACGTCTTTGGTACTGCTCAATCGGTGCAAATCTCTCTGTTATGTAGTTGGTATGACTTTGCTCCTTGCCAGAGATAAACTCACGAGCCAGACCAAAATCAATTAAAACGGCATCCAAACTCCCTCGACGCAGCATAATATTAAGTGGCTTGACATCGCGGTGTAAAAATCCCTGGTTGTGGATAAAGGTTAGCGCATCCCCAACTTGCCGGATAATCCTTAACGCTTCTTGCTCCGACAAAACACCTCGCTCGTCTAAATAAGAAGCTAAATCCTGCCCCTCGATATATTCCATCACCATGCACCACAGCCCATCCTGTTGAAACAATTGGGGCAATACTTTAACAATATGGACATGGCGGCAACTGGCTAAACACATCGCCTCGTTAACAAAATTTTCTTGAATTGCCGCAAAATCCGGTTTACTTTGCTGTAAGGCGTTGAGGGTTTTAATAGCAACGAATTGACCGGATGGCTGCTCTCTAGCTCTATAGGTAACGCCGAAGCCACCAAAGCCTAAGAGTTCTTCAACGATGTATTTGCCGCCTTTAAGCTGTTGCCGTGGTGCCCAGTGGCTCATATTGAGTTAGGGAGTAGGATTAGGATTTTCTCTCGTGCTTTACGCAACTTGTCAAAGAAGCAAGGTATTTTCCCTATTAATCTAAGTTAATCTAAGTTAAATTGGCAACTTCTGGTGTGAAGCGTTTGAGTTTCGTCACAAAGACTCACCAAGCACCGCCTTAAGTTTCGATTTCAACTAACTAATTGCTGCTTCGCTTCCCACACCACAATTTGCTGATGTAGCTGCTGTTGGCGCGATTCCCTATGGGATAGCTACGCTTCACGCACTTTGGAGGATGAGGAGATGCAATCGCCCAAACTGAACTCAACACTCCTGTTACTTATTAGATGGGCGCTGTTTTAGTATCTACTTTTAATATTCTCTAACAGCTTTTTCTAGAAGGAATGCTACCAAGCATATTCTACAGGTTTGCTCCCTACTAAGTAGGTAGACATAATTAAACTAAACATCTCATGTAGGTTGACTTGAGGAACGAAACCCAACATTGATATGGTTTTGATGGGGTCTGCTGGCGCTCTAACCATCCTACAAATAATTAGATCCATCTACTTAGCAGATAGTTGAATTGCAAGTTTTTGGAAATATTGCCCAAAAAATAAAGCTCCTTTTTTAAATAAAAGGAGCTTTATTTTTCAACTTATATAGCAGTCCTATTTGATTTGTGAAATATTTTTTTAACGAACCGCGTCAGCGGAGCGAAG
This window harbors:
- the bioD gene encoding dethiobiotin synthase, producing the protein MNALLIAGTDTDAGKTVLTTALAAYWQIYSPSRSLGIMKPIQAGAGDRELYARLFSLNQSPDELNPLYFEAPLAPPIAAEREGVSVDLGRVWQAFNKLRASRDWVLVEAAGGLGSPVTYEMTVADLARDWRFPTVLVVPVRLGAIAQAVANVALARQSGVRLKGIVLNCVQSRCDQEIGDLAPADLIQSLTNTSVLGVMPHLADPTDLDKLAKVASDLDIEQLMPL
- a CDS encoding serine/threonine-protein kinase gives rise to the protein MQPLLPIGTILQNRYRLLSVLGQGGFGRMYLAEDQGRFKEYCALKELILQTTQGLALDKARELFQREAAILYQIQHPQIPQFRATFEQYLRLFLVQEYVQGKTYRTLLDERQSQGNVFSQAEVLEFLRQLLPVLAYVHSKGIVHRDIAPDNIILRDRDRLPVLIDFGVVKELASRIQLPDPMKPVTTAGKLGYAPSEQLQSGRAYPSSDLYALAVTVIVLLTGKEPQELFDDIQLSWQWQGWVNVSDGFAGVLNRMLSYKPSDRFQSAGEILQALNREQESGQKALGAMNSPYPIPNPPSPLSNSSPSSQVQTIAVVGKQTPLKPNLADTNRPDPVIPQPTNRSIGENPAFIVALGTCVAVVAGFGSWAAVRAFITSQEAQISPTPIFVATPTPTPLPSETPTPLPTPTPTPLPTLTPSASPETYSQRLDLRLGTTISKQGNLKENATVNYIITGEQNQQLTATLNGQGVLMTVLGPDKNPVGDKANRVLDWKGTLPFTGEYTIELRPIRGLPESNYKLAISLEKFVTPTPAPIETPTTPPTDTSTPLPTETPTPTPSISPAVPEFDIAQLELPPSGEPVQVSGITSPQKIKRYLVNLSEEDQVLAVEVLQSAVTLNIRYPNGQLVEDASGVVSWNKPLPTAGLYQIDVIATEETNFTLDVSVRN
- a CDS encoding ribose-phosphate pyrophosphokinase, whose product is MIHSATLTLQHTLSPIADNNRLRLFSGSANVPLSQEVARYLGMDLGPMVRKRFADGELYIQIQESIRGCDVYLIQPTCHPVNDNLMELLIMIDACRRASARQITAVIPYYGYARADRKTAGRESITAKLVANLIVKAGASRILAMDLHSAQIQGYFDIPFDHVYGSPVILDYLASKQLSDIVVVSPDVGGVARARAFAKKLDDAPLAIIDKRRQAHNVAEVMNVIGDVKGKTAVLVDDMIDTAGTISEAAKILRKEGARQVYACATHAVFSPPAIERLSSGVLEEVIVTNTIPVAEQDRFKQLTMLSVANVLGETIWRVHEDSSVSSMFR
- a CDS encoding Uma2 family endonuclease; translated protein: MTTGLLRRLFTVKEYNRMVEAGILTEDDRVELIRGEIVQMSPIGRRHAAHVRRLDTLLSEKLGRRALVDTQNPIELDDASQPQPDVALLQPRADFYESAHPQAHDILLIIEVADTTVETDRDVKIPLYAEQGIIEVWLVDINGQCLEVYRQPSTEGYQERQKFYRGQTLFIQAFPDVEIAVADVLG
- a CDS encoding SDR family NAD(P)-dependent oxidoreductase — encoded protein: MQLAGKVALITGAGSGIGKAAAILLAKEGAKVAALGRSEDEIKETIATIQDSGGEAIAAIADISQTEPMQQAVNQIIDKWGRLDIVFANAGINGVWASLEDLDPDEWDKTMNVNLKGTFLTVKYAVPHLKKQGGSVIITSSVNGTRMFSNTGATAYACSKAAQVAFTKMVALELAEHRIRVNVICPGAIDTNIDQNTEHRDLDKVREPVEYPEGEIPLTDGKSGTSEQVAQLVLFLASENSSHISGTEIWIDGAQSLLVG